A genomic segment from Zingiber officinale cultivar Zhangliang unplaced genomic scaffold, Zo_v1.1 ctg249, whole genome shotgun sequence encodes:
- the LOC122037257 gene encoding biotin carboxylase 2, chloroplastic-like, with the protein MDSIVYCKSPSLPTTGLFPRFAGGIKSSRCISRLGWASNFSSICSPRRNARMTRRSNNHGGALCATCQAEKILVANRGEIAVRVIRTAHEMGIPCVAVHSTIDQEALHVRLADEAVCIGEGPSSQSYLVVENVLAAAINRGCTMLHPGYGFLSENANFVDTCKQRGINFIGPNPDSIRVMGDKATARETMKNAGVPTVPGSEGLLQSTNEAVKLANEIGFPVMIKATAGGGGRGMRLAKEPEEFVKLLQQAKSEAQVAFGNDGVYLEKYIQNPRHIEFQVLADKYGNVVHFGERDCSIQRRNQKLLEEAPSPALNPELRKAMGDAAVAAAASIGYVGVGTIEFLLDERGSFYFMEMNTRIQVEHPVTEMISSTDLIEEQIRVALGERLRYKQEDIVLRGHSIECRINAEDAFKGFRPGPGKITSYLPSGGPFTRMDSHVYPGYVVPPTYDSLLGKLIVWAPTREKAIERMKRALDDTVITGIPTTIDYHKLILEIEDFKKGKVDTAFIPKHEQELAVLQERVLSTAGSN; encoded by the exons ATGGACTCCATTGTCTACTGCAAGTCTCCGAGCTTGCCTACT ACGGGTTTGTTTCCCAGATTTGCTGGGGGAATAAAAAGCTCAAGATGTATCTCCAGGCTGGGATGGGCTTCCAATTTCAGCAGCATATGTTCTCCAAGAAGAAATGCCCGCATGACCAGGAGATCAAACAATCACGGTGGAGCCCTTTGTGCAACCTGTCAGGCTGAGAAGATTCTTGTGGCTAATAGAGGAGAAATTGCTGTCAGAGTTATTCGAACTGCACATGAAATGGGAATACCTTGTGTTGCTGTGCACTCCACAATAGACCAGGAAGCTCTTCATGTGAGGCTAGCAGATGAAGCTGTATGCATTGGTGAAGGTCCAAGTAGTCAGTC GTATTTGGTGGTTGAAAAtgtcctagctgctgccatcaaTCGTGGTTGTACTATGTTACATCCTGGTTATGGTTTCCTGTCCGAGAATGCTAATTTTGTTGACACCTGCAAACAACGCGGTATCAACTTTATTGGCCCCAAT CCTGACAGCATTCGAGTAATGGGGGATAAGGCTACAGCTAGGGAAACAATGAAGAACGCGGGTGTTCCCACAGTACCTGGAAGCGAGGGATTGCTGCAG TCAACAAATGAAGCCGTGAAGCTTGCTAATGAAATTGGCTTTCCAGTCATGATCAAG GCAACTGCAGGTGGAGGAGGACGTGGAATGCGTCTAGCTAAAGAACCAGAGGAGTTTGTGAAACTACTACAG CAAGCCAAAAGTGAGGCACAAGTTGCATTTGGAAATGATGGAGTTTATTTGGAGAAATATATCCAGAATCCAAGGCACATTGAGTTTCAG GTTCTTGCCGATAAGTATGGAAATGTCGTACATTTTGGAGAGCGTGATTGTAGTATCCAG AGAAGAAATCAGAAGCTTCTAGAGGAAGCTCCATCCCCTGCTTTGAACCCAGAACTCCGGAAGGCTATGGGTGATGCAGCGGTGGCAGCTGCTGCATCTATAGGTTATGTAGGTGTTGGCACTATTGAGTTTCTCCTTGATGAACGAGGCTCTTTCTACTTTATGGAGATGAACACCAGGATACAG GTAGAGCATCCTGTCACAGAAATGATTTCTTCAACTGACTTGATTGAGGAACAGATTCGCGTAGCTCTTGGAGAGAGGCTGAGATACAAACAG GAAGATATTGTTCTAAGAGGGCATTCAATTGAATGCCGCATTAATGCGGAAGATGCCTTCAAAGGTTTTCGTCCCGGGCCTG GTAAGATCACATCATACTTGCCATCTGGAGGTCCATTTACTAGAATGGATAGTCATGTTTACCCAGGCTACGTGGTGCCCCCAACTTATGATTCCCTACTTGGAAAG CTTATTGTTTGGGCACCAACCAGGGAGAAAGCAATTGAAAGAATGAAAAGGGCCCTGGATGACACTGTTATCACAG GAATTCCTACAACTATTGACTATCATAAGCTAATTCttgaaattgag gacttcaaaaaaggaaaagtGGACACTGCATTCATACCAAAGCATGAGCAGGAACTGGCTGTA